CGGGCTGCTTTGCGATGTCGGAAACCGGACACGGCTCCAACGTTCAGGAACTGGAAACGGTCGCTCGCTACGACTCCGAGCGGCGAGAGTTCGTGATCACGACCCCGACCCCGGGCGATCGAAAGGACTGGATCGGGAACGCGGCGGTCGACGGCAAGATGGCGACGGTCTTCGCTCAGCTCCGTCTCGGCGAGGACGACTTCGGGGTGCACGCGTTTCTGGTTCCGATTCGGGGCGAAGACGGGGAAGTGCTGCCCGGTGTGGCCATCGAGGATTGTGGCCGGAAAGAGGGGCTCAACGGGGTCGACAACGGCCGGATCACCTTCACCGAGGTGCGCATTCCGCGCGAGAATCTGCTCGATCGGTTCGCCTCGGTGAGCGCCGAGGGCGAGTATTCGAGCGCCATCGCCAGCTCTTCGAAGCGTTTCTTCACTATGCTCGGCACTCTCGTGGGTGGGCGGATCAGCGTGGCCGGAGCCTCGATAGCGTCGGCCAAAACCGGCCTCGCAATTGCTATCCGCTACGCGACTCGGCGCAGGCAGTTCGGAGCCGCGGGGCGTCCCGAAACCCTGTTGCTGGACTACAAAGCCCATCAAAGAAAACTCCTGCCGCGTCTGGCGGCCGTGTTTGCGATCGACTTTGCCCACAAGCGCCTGGTTCGGCGCTTTCTGGCTGCCGGCGACGAGGCTCGCAAGACCGAGACCTTCGCCGCCGGCCTCAAGGCCTATGCGTCCTGGTTCAACGTCGAGACGTTGCAAGTGTGCCGGGAAGCCTGCGGAGGACAGGGATACCTGGTGGAGAACCGCATCTGTCGGCTGCGCGACGATACCGATGCTTTTACCACCTTCGAAGGCGACAACACGGTTCTGATGCTGCTGGTCGCGAAGTCGCGACTGACCGAGTATCGCCACCAGTTCTCCGACCTGAGGCTGGGCGGCCTGGTCAAGCTGATGGCGTCGAAGGCGATAGCGGCGGTTTCGGAGCTCAACCCGGTCGTCACTCGGACGACGGACGACGAGCACCTTCAAGACTTCGAGTTTCTGGCCGGTGCGTTTCGATATCGAGAGAATCGGCTGCTCCAAACGCTGGCCCAGCGTCTGCGCAACCGGCTCGAGCGCGGTATGGAGACGTTCGAGGCGTTCAACGACTGCCAGGATCACGCACTGAGGATGGCCGAAGCCCATGTCGAGCGCGTTGTCGCAGAGGCGATTCTGGCGGCGGCCTCCGACCATCGCGGCCGGGAACTGGGCCACATCCTGGACCGCCTCGCCTGCCTTTTCTGCCTCTGGCGGCTCGAGACACGGCGCGGTTGGTTCTTGGCGAACGGCTATTTCGAAGGCCCCAAGGCCAAAGCGATTCGAAACCTGATCACGCGGATAGCACAAGAGGTGCGCCCGGAGGCCGAAGCTCTGGTGGAGAGCTTCGGCATACCGGATCGAATCCTCGCGGCTCCGATCGCCGTTCGGGAGGCCGGGGAATGATCCGGCAGCTGAAGTCGGCCGTGCTCGGCTGCCTGATGCTGGCGGTAGCTCTCGAGCCCTCCTGGGCCGCTGAGTCCCGACGCACACGGGTGGTCGAGATCGTCGAACGGGTCGCCCCGGCGGTGGTCAACATCTCGGCCGAGGCGATCGTTCGCCAGGCGGATCCCTTCTTCGGCCGGCTTTTCGGCCGCCGCCGCCGCGTCGAGTCTCTCGGCTCGGGCTTCGTGGTGGCCGCGAATGGAACGGTGGTGACCAATGCTCACGTGATCGAGGGAGCTTCCCGGATCCTCGTGACGCTGAGTACCGGCAGGGAGCTGGAGGCGGAAGTTCTGGGTTTCGACAGAGACTCGGATCTGGCCGTGCTGAAAGTGGCAGGTCGGAACCTGCCGGCCGTCGAGCTGGGATCGAGCTCGGACCTGCTGATCGGTGAGACGGTGATCGCGTTGGGCAATCCATTGGGCCTCTCGAACACCGTCACCACCGGCGTGCTTTCGGCGCGTGGCCGAACGGTGCCGGCCGAGACCGGCGAGCGCTTGTTTACGGACTTTCTCCAGACCGACGCGTCGATCAACCCCGGGAACTCGGGTGGTCCGTTGGTGAACCTCGAAGGGGATGTGATTGGAATCAACACCGCTATCGTAGCCGGAGCGGAGGGCATCGGTTTCGCGATCCCGGCCGATCGAGTGCGCCGGGTCGTCGACGATCTGCTGCGCTATGGCTCGTTGCAGCCGATCTGGACCGGGCTCCGACTGGTCAGCCTCGATCGAGAGCTAGCCCGGGAATACGATCTTCCCCTCGACCGCGGAGCCATCGTCGAACAGGTTCATCCCGGATCGCCGGCCGCGCGCTCCGGATTTCGTGTCTCGGACGTGTTGCTCGAAGTTGGCGACCGCAAGGTTTCGTCGAAGGAAGACGTAATGACGGCTGTCTATTCCGTGGCCGTTGGCAGCCGCGTGCCGATCAAGATCTGGCGGGATGGCAGCCAGCGCGCTCTGGACCTACCGGTCGAGACTCCGCCTGCGGATCTCGGCATCAGCCATCTCGAAGCTCAGATCGGTTTGTTCGTCGAGCCCTTTGAAGGTCGATTGGTGATCGTCGGCGTCCGACGCGGGTCGGCCGCCGATCGGAAAGGCCTCGAAAGAGGTGACCTGGTACTCGCCGCCAACGGCCAACCGGTCGAGACGACCGACGAGTTGGCGCACGAGGTGCTGCGGGCGCTCGATCGCGGCGGCCTGCTGCTGGTGGTGAGCAGAGGGCGCAGGTCGTACTATCTGAGCTTCAGGCTCTAGCCTGGCCTTCTCACCAACCTTCTGCTGCGACGCCGTAAATGCTTGAATCTGCAGCGTTACGCTCCCATCGGCTTCCTCGACGTACGTCGAGTACGCCTGCGTCAGCCTCGGTCGCAAGCCTTGCATCCTCAAACACTTCCGGCGTCTCGCTAAGAACGCTGGTGAGAAGGTCAGGCTAGCCGCTCGTTCTGAGACCGGGGCGGGGCTCAGTCGAGATCGAAGGGGCGGGGGGGAGGCTCGTCCTCTGGAGATTCCCTGGCCTCCCGGAGGGCCTCTTCGAACTTGTCTTCCAGGAGGCGGTCCCGGTTCTTGAGGGCCGAGACCTCTCGCTCGAAGAGATCCTCGGCGTGAACCCTGTCCTCGTCGAGCTTCTCGAGCAGTTGATCGAAGTCTTGGCCCCCTGCCGGGGCGGCTTTCTTCGGCTTGTGAAACAGTACCTCGCCGGTCTCGCGGTCGATCACGAGACGGCTTTCGCAATCTGGACAGCGAAGCGTTAGTTTGCGGGACCCCGTCATCAGGGCCATTGTAGCTCCCCGGGGTCGAATCGAGGGGAACCGCCAGGGGTTTCGGCAGGTCTGAACATGAGATGGGCGGACTTTGCCGAAAAGGTTGATATTGTGGAGCGGAGCACAATTTTCTTGCGGGAGTATTGCCCATGACTCGAAAATACCTGGCGTTCTTGGGAATTTCGCTGGCGCTTCTGGGTTGCCAGAAGGACAAGGCAATCAAGATCTCTGTGATCACCCCGATAACGGGCTCTTTCGAGATTTACGGGCAGGCGGTCAAGAAGGGGGTCGAGCTTGCCTACGAAGAGCTCCGGGCCAATCCGGATCTGCCGTTTCAGCTGGAGCTCACGGTGGTCGATTCGGAAGGCAACCCGGAGTTGGCAGCCGCCAAGCTCAAGGAGGAATTCGAAGCCGGCGCGGTGGCGGTCATCGGCGGCGTCATGTCCGACGAGGCGCTCGAAATGGTGGCCGTTGCGGATCGCTACGACCGGGTCTTGATCTCACCCTCGGCTTCGAATCCCCAGCTCACTGGGATCTCGAAGAACTTCTATCGGGTGTTTCCCTCAGATTCTCGCGAGGGCACCAAGATGGGGAACTTCGCTTCCGCCAAGCTCGAGATGGAAACCGCCGTGATCGTGGCGAAATCCGACACCTACGCCCGCGGCATCAAGGAGGTTTTTCAGGCCGAGTTCGAGCGCAACGACGGTGAGGTGATCGAAGTGATCGAATACCCGGCCGGAGCCGACCTCTCCGGTCTGATCGACCGCGTGATCGCACTCAATCCCGCGGGTGTCTACCTGGCCGCCTTTGCCGAGGATATCGGGATGATGATCAGCGAGCTTCGCAGCAAGGGGTATCGAAACCGGATCCTGACGACTTCGGCTTTTGCCGCTCCGGCGGCGATCGAGCAGACCGGCGAAGCCGGCGAAGGTGTTTTTCTGACCCAGGCCGCCTTTGACGCCTCCAGCGAGGACCCCAAGATCCAGGCGTTCGTCGAGGCCTTCCGCAGCAAATACGGTCTGAATCCCGATCTCTACGCCGCCCACGGCTACGACGCCGTGATGGTTCTGGTCGAAGCCTTCAAGGACGGCGAGCTGGTGGCGACCGAAGTGTGGAAGAAAGTTCGGGGACTGAGGGATTTCACCGGCGTGACCGGTACGATTCAGTTCGATGAGCGCGGCGATGTTCAGAAGTTTCCCCGCGTCTATGTCGTCGAAGATACGAATCTGAAGGACTACGAGAAGGACATCGAAGAGCGGCGCCGTCAGCTCCTGGAGAGGCTACGCCGGCTCGAAGAGGCACAGCGCCGCCGCAACGCCGGATAGGCGAGGCGCACGCCCCTGGTTGACCGGGTGCTGTTTCTCTAGAATGAATCGGCTGCTTCGCGTGGCCGACCCGGTTTCGTCTACCCTAAGTTCAACATGCTGGATGTAACTCGACGCTTGCTGCGTTACCGCGGCCTTCTTTGGACGCTGGTCGTGCGCGAGCTCAAGGGCCGCTACCGGGGCTCCTTCCTCGGCTTCTTCTGGTCCTTGGTGAATCCGCTTCTGCTGCTGGCGGTGTACTCGTTCGTCTTCACTTACATCTTCAGCCCGAGGTTCGCGGAGGGAGCCGCCAAGCCGTATCCACTGTTCCTGATGTGCGGGTTGTTTCCGTGGGTCTGGGTGTCCACCTCGCTGCTCGAAGGGACCGACTCACTGCTGGCGGGTGCCGGCCTGATCCGAAAGGCGGTCTTTCCGGCCGAGATTCTGCCCATGGTCTTCGTGCTGTCGAATCTGGTTCACTTTTTGCTGGCACTGCCGGTGCTCAGTGGCGGGCTCCTGATCGGTCGCTTTCTCGGCTACCCGGTCAGTGGCTGGGGGGCCGCATGGCTTCCCCTGATCGTCGGTTTGGAATTTCTGGTGGTCGGGGGGCTGACCCTCGGTCTTGCCGCGCTGAACGTCCACTTCAAAGACGTCAAGGACATCCTGACCAACGTCTTGGCGGTGCTTCTCTATCTCACTCCGATCCTTTTCCCGCTGAGTTTCATTCCCTGGAAACCGGGACAGTGGGCGATCGGGTGGCTGAACCCGCTCGCGCCCTTCTCGACTGCCTTTCAGGAGACACTCTTCAAAGGCGACGCCCTGCAACCGCTGCTTCTTCTGCAGATGATCGGCTGGGCCGTGATTGCCTGGGTCCTGGGGACATGGCTATTCAGCCGGCTATCAGACAGTCTGGCGGAAGCGGTTTGAGTTTCGCGATCCAGGCCCGTGACGTTTCAAAGGACTACCGTCGAATGGCGGCGGGCTACAAGCTTCGAACCCTGAAGAGCGCTTTGCTGGAGCGCAGCCTGACCGACGGTCTGCGCCAAGATGAATTGATTCCCGCGGTCCGGGGACTTTCCTTCAACGTCGAGCCCGGGGAGGCGTTCGCGGTCATAGGGTCCAATGGTTCGGGTAAGTCCACCTTGCTAAAGATGGTCGCGGGCATTCTCAAGCCCACCGCGGGTGAGATCAGGATCAACGGCAGGGTGGCCGCATTGATCGAGCTCGGGGCCGGGTTTCATCCCGAGATCTCCGGGCGGGAGAACGTATTTATCAACGGCGCGGTCTTGGGCCTTTCGCGAC
The sequence above is a segment of the bacterium genome. Coding sequences within it:
- a CDS encoding ABC transporter permease, translating into MLDVTRRLLRYRGLLWTLVVRELKGRYRGSFLGFFWSLVNPLLLLAVYSFVFTYIFSPRFAEGAAKPYPLFLMCGLFPWVWVSTSLLEGTDSLLAGAGLIRKAVFPAEILPMVFVLSNLVHFLLALPVLSGGLLIGRFLGYPVSGWGAAWLPLIVGLEFLVVGGLTLGLAALNVHFKDVKDILTNVLAVLLYLTPILFPLSFIPWKPGQWAIGWLNPLAPFSTAFQETLFKGDALQPLLLLQMIGWAVIAWVLGTWLFSRLSDSLAEAV
- a CDS encoding acyl-CoA oxidase, encoding MNQQPDSKRAHSIDELVQDRPLLPFLPLIYVAWADGELSSGEIEAIAEQVASQGGLDPGCRRRLAGWLDPADPPSPRELAAILRTIRQIAPALPDDAKLTLAGLGCHLVEKDLDGRTMAADPVVESTLADLEAAVGLAGAEASRELLSGARPAPEGEPERERASFSPSVLQESLDAPYASVRDRVRQLLSESEFHYQWEMDRASHRRLVTRWCRRLAEEGLGALSFPGAYGGADDLGAFIAVFETLAHHDSSLLVKFGVQFGLFGGSVLQLGTERHHRAYLESIGNMSLPGCFAMSETGHGSNVQELETVARYDSERREFVITTPTPGDRKDWIGNAAVDGKMATVFAQLRLGEDDFGVHAFLVPIRGEDGEVLPGVAIEDCGRKEGLNGVDNGRITFTEVRIPRENLLDRFASVSAEGEYSSAIASSSKRFFTMLGTLVGGRISVAGASIASAKTGLAIAIRYATRRRQFGAAGRPETLLLDYKAHQRKLLPRLAAVFAIDFAHKRLVRRFLAAGDEARKTETFAAGLKAYASWFNVETLQVCREACGGQGYLVENRICRLRDDTDAFTTFEGDNTVLMLLVAKSRLTEYRHQFSDLRLGGLVKLMASKAIAAVSELNPVVTRTTDDEHLQDFEFLAGAFRYRENRLLQTLAQRLRNRLERGMETFEAFNDCQDHALRMAEAHVERVVAEAILAAASDHRGRELGHILDRLACLFCLWRLETRRGWFLANGYFEGPKAKAIRNLITRIAQEVRPEAEALVESFGIPDRILAAPIAVREAGE
- a CDS encoding PDZ domain-containing protein encodes the protein MIRQLKSAVLGCLMLAVALEPSWAAESRRTRVVEIVERVAPAVVNISAEAIVRQADPFFGRLFGRRRRVESLGSGFVVAANGTVVTNAHVIEGASRILVTLSTGRELEAEVLGFDRDSDLAVLKVAGRNLPAVELGSSSDLLIGETVIALGNPLGLSNTVTTGVLSARGRTVPAETGERLFTDFLQTDASINPGNSGGPLVNLEGDVIGINTAIVAGAEGIGFAIPADRVRRVVDDLLRYGSLQPIWTGLRLVSLDRELAREYDLPLDRGAIVEQVHPGSPAARSGFRVSDVLLEVGDRKVSSKEDVMTAVYSVAVGSRVPIKIWRDGSQRALDLPVETPPADLGISHLEAQIGLFVEPFEGRLVIVGVRRGSAADRKGLERGDLVLAANGQPVETTDELAHEVLRALDRGGLLLVVSRGRRSYYLSFRL
- a CDS encoding ABC transporter substrate-binding protein produces the protein MTRKYLAFLGISLALLGCQKDKAIKISVITPITGSFEIYGQAVKKGVELAYEELRANPDLPFQLELTVVDSEGNPELAAAKLKEEFEAGAVAVIGGVMSDEALEMVAVADRYDRVLISPSASNPQLTGISKNFYRVFPSDSREGTKMGNFASAKLEMETAVIVAKSDTYARGIKEVFQAEFERNDGEVIEVIEYPAGADLSGLIDRVIALNPAGVYLAAFAEDIGMMISELRSKGYRNRILTTSAFAAPAAIEQTGEAGEGVFLTQAAFDASSEDPKIQAFVEAFRSKYGLNPDLYAAHGYDAVMVLVEAFKDGELVATEVWKKVRGLRDFTGVTGTIQFDERGDVQKFPRVYVVEDTNLKDYEKDIEERRRQLLERLRRLEEAQRRRNAG